One Sulfolobus sp. S-194 DNA segment encodes these proteins:
- a CDS encoding winged helix-turn-helix domain-containing protein yields the protein MKVKFNKKKRTDYEIIYDILNALKDGPIPKTRLIYRAGLTYLTATRYIPYLEKQNLIKKEGDLYHITEKGEEVRKLLEVYKVKANEIKEIVSKLEKEIGPEEEL from the coding sequence ATGAAAGTTAAATTTAATAAGAAAAAAAGAACCGATTATGAAATTATTTACGACATACTTAATGCGCTTAAGGATGGTCCAATACCAAAGACTAGATTAATATATAGAGCTGGATTGACATATTTAACAGCTACAAGATACATTCCATATCTAGAAAAACAAAATCTGATAAAGAAGGAAGGGGACTTATATCATATAACTGAAAAAGGAGAAGAAGTGAGAAAACTGCTAGAGGTTTATAAGGTTAAGGCTAATGAAATAAAAGAGATTGTTAGTAAATTAGAGAAAGAAATAGGACCGGAAGAAGAACTCTGA
- a CDS encoding DoxD domain-containing protein, whose translation MAQTTVEETQKYLPILRITLGWMFFSAFVRRAINVPAKLNPNSSAYVGGKLITFLPHAWAPIKGMLESVLLNPSLLYDFIIMFTALEAIFGLFMIIGFLTRLSGLVLAGLAWGIGLAAGWLGSTCVDEWQIAAVEGAAAFMFVFTGSRWLSIDQLLAKKFKGIKIGKYYISLW comes from the coding sequence ATGGCTCAAACTACTGTAGAAGAAACGCAGAAATACCTACCCATATTAAGGATTACACTTGGTTGGATGTTCTTTTCGGCATTTGTAAGAAGAGCTATTAATGTTCCAGCAAAGCTGAATCCTAATAGTTCAGCATATGTTGGTGGAAAATTAATAACATTCTTGCCGCATGCATGGGCTCCAATTAAAGGGATGTTGGAAAGCGTATTGTTAAATCCATCATTACTTTATGACTTTATAATTATGTTTACTGCACTTGAAGCAATATTCGGATTATTCATGATTATTGGGTTCCTAACCAGATTGTCAGGTCTCGTATTGGCTGGTCTTGCATGGGGTATAGGTCTTGCGGCTGGTTGGTTAGGTTCTACTTGCGTAGATGAGTGGCAGATAGCTGCAGTAGAAGGGGCTGCCGCTTTTATGTTCGTATTTACTGGAAGCAGATGGTTATCAATTGATCAGTTGCTTGCTAAGAAATTTAAAGGGATAAAAATAGGAAAATACTATATTTCTCTATGGTGA
- a CDS encoding NCS1 family nucleobase:cation symporter-1 encodes MVEIERASIVKYYKDRGQVELTSVFPDEKLLWNADIHPVPVKGRNWGALTYFWIWVSMAFIVPSWTLASVGLVLGLSVIQSIFTVFLGNLIVLIPMVIQSHGGARYGLAEPQLTRTRWGIYGAILPSWIRAIIGAGWWGIESYIITEAATAIYTILTGKVSIVAYTATHYSNYPFILAIDFPTVFWGVFAGVILAQILVFYFSPINKGQPALKWLARIGGPVILLTYLVTWIYFMDRANWSINIFSLSASSSTSVLSFLIFLNANIAFWATMALTMPDYTRFAKNQFSQTMGQIPMPLLMLFIAIMSVMTTAASLRLYGEPIWDPIILITLHTSFAIPLLLGIILGTFLVNVYANAVGPAYDFANTFPKYLSWFRGSLILIIVGLVIGAWSYYGNAYSYIQNWLLTYGGLLGSIEGIIIFDYAVIRRFKIDLPDVFLSRGRYRYWKGINPAALITFILISLLLYLQYPGENIMLDNSWILSFLLSGAIYVPLMIFWVIPKYQPFLKGSLREGYISEESRKIFS; translated from the coding sequence ATGGTTGAAATAGAGAGAGCGTCGATAGTAAAATATTATAAAGATAGAGGGCAAGTAGAATTAACTAGTGTTTTCCCAGATGAGAAACTGTTATGGAACGCTGATATTCATCCAGTACCCGTGAAAGGTAGAAATTGGGGGGCCTTAACTTATTTCTGGATTTGGGTCTCAATGGCTTTCATTGTCCCTTCATGGACTTTAGCAAGTGTTGGTTTGGTTCTAGGTTTATCTGTTATTCAATCAATTTTTACAGTATTTTTAGGGAATTTAATTGTTTTGATCCCAATGGTTATTCAATCTCACGGAGGAGCTAGATATGGTTTAGCGGAGCCACAGCTAACAAGAACTAGATGGGGTATTTACGGAGCCATTCTCCCTAGTTGGATTAGGGCTATAATAGGTGCTGGTTGGTGGGGAATTGAGAGTTATATTATTACTGAAGCAGCAACTGCAATTTATACTATTCTAACTGGAAAAGTTAGCATTGTAGCATATACTGCAACCCACTATTCTAATTATCCATTTATATTAGCTATTGATTTCCCTACAGTATTTTGGGGAGTTTTTGCTGGAGTTATTTTAGCTCAGATTTTGGTATTTTACTTTTCTCCCATAAATAAAGGGCAGCCTGCTTTAAAATGGCTAGCAAGAATTGGTGGTCCAGTAATACTTTTAACTTACCTAGTTACGTGGATCTATTTCATGGATAGAGCGAATTGGTCTATTAACATTTTTTCTTTATCAGCTTCTTCCTCTACTTCAGTGTTATCTTTCTTAATATTCTTAAATGCGAATATTGCATTTTGGGCTACCATGGCACTTACAATGCCAGATTATACTAGGTTTGCTAAAAATCAATTTTCTCAAACCATGGGTCAAATTCCCATGCCCCTTTTAATGCTATTTATTGCTATAATGTCTGTCATGACAACAGCAGCATCACTAAGGCTTTATGGAGAACCTATTTGGGATCCAATAATCCTAATTACACTTCATACAAGTTTTGCTATCCCATTACTTTTAGGAATAATTTTAGGAACTTTTCTTGTTAATGTTTACGCTAATGCTGTTGGTCCAGCTTACGACTTTGCTAATACCTTTCCTAAATATTTATCATGGTTTAGAGGATCTTTGATTTTAATAATAGTAGGCTTAGTGATAGGTGCATGGAGCTATTATGGTAATGCTTATAGTTACATACAAAACTGGTTATTAACTTATGGCGGTCTTTTAGGGAGTATTGAGGGTATAATTATATTTGATTATGCAGTAATTAGAAGATTTAAGATTGACCTACCAGATGTGTTTTTAAGTAGAGGGAGATATAGATATTGGAAGGGAATTAATCCAGCTGCATTAATAACTTTCATACTTATATCGTTGTTACTCTATCTTCAATATCCAGGTGAGAATATAATGTTAGATAACTCGTGGATTTTATCGTTCCTATTATCTGGGGCAATTTATGTTCCTCTAATGATATTTTGGGTTATTCCAAAATATCAACCATTCCTAAAAGGTTCTTTAAGAGAAGGATATATTTCAGAAGAATCTAGGAAAATCTTTAGTTAA
- a CDS encoding winged helix-turn-helix domain-containing protein, with the protein MRISFNKRKRTEYQIMFQILDALSKGPLPKTKLMYKADLTYVVSEKYLPYLQNIGAIKKDKELYYITEKGYEIRNLLETYIRKAEEIKKVLEELKRTIKMKSGDEGVKIKKENKVIKSDR; encoded by the coding sequence ATGCGAATTAGTTTTAACAAAAGAAAAAGAACAGAGTATCAAATTATGTTTCAAATTTTAGACGCTCTCTCAAAGGGTCCCTTACCAAAGACTAAATTGATGTATAAGGCTGACCTTACTTACGTTGTTTCGGAAAAGTATCTCCCGTATCTTCAGAATATAGGCGCCATAAAAAAGGATAAAGAGTTATACTATATAACAGAAAAGGGTTATGAAATTCGCAATTTGCTAGAAACATATATAAGAAAGGCGGAAGAAATAAAGAAAGTTTTAGAAGAGCTTAAACGTACGATTAAGATGAAAAGCGGAGATGAAGGTGTTAAGATCAAGAAAGAAAATAAAGTGATAAAAAGTGATAGATGA
- a CDS encoding DUF973 family protein has protein sequence MNAKLIFMIANETREFSKLRNAFILLTVTEIVYFSSIIIETTALLQALTTTGNLTSLSGLFASLFLQILALILGLISGIFLYSGFRNLTAYKSSADTGSLLVIIASVFIPIFAIISIILFIIGFALIRGGLDKIASTYNEDLIKHGAVLNIFPVISIIGFIITAIGLNRIRNKQLTITSGNRQVEEIGLGTIRANGYIYLTLDSKIIGTIVSAKIEGTRYTALLSIPLTIGINNIVINIGTPISLTPAIYTVTLVIATGYSTYTETLQAIYNP, from the coding sequence ATGAATGCTAAACTAATTTTTATGATAGCTAATGAGACCAGAGAGTTTTCTAAACTAAGGAATGCTTTTATATTGCTTACAGTAACAGAAATTGTTTATTTTTCCTCAATAATAATTGAAACTACAGCACTTCTACAAGCTCTTACTACTACTGGTAACTTGACTTCTCTGAGTGGTTTATTTGCCTCTTTATTTCTCCAAATTTTAGCCTTAATATTAGGCTTAATTAGTGGTATCTTTCTTTATTCCGGCTTCAGAAATTTAACTGCTTATAAGAGTAGTGCAGATACTGGCTCTTTGTTAGTTATCATAGCTTCAGTGTTTATCCCTATATTCGCAATTATCTCCATCATACTTTTTATTATAGGGTTTGCGTTAATTAGAGGAGGACTCGATAAAATCGCTAGTACTTACAACGAAGACTTGATAAAACATGGTGCAGTTCTTAACATTTTTCCGGTAATCTCGATTATAGGCTTTATAATAACAGCAATAGGATTAAATAGAATTAGGAATAAACAGTTAACTATTACTTCTGGTAATAGACAAGTAGAAGAAATTGGACTAGGAACGATTAGAGCTAACGGATATATTTACCTAACACTTGATTCTAAAATTATTGGTACAATAGTGAGTGCAAAAATTGAAGGAACACGTTATACAGCATTACTTTCAATTCCACTTACTATAGGTATAAATAACATTGTGATTAATATCGGAACACCAATTTCTTTAACCCCAGCAATATATACAGTGACATTGGTTATAGCAACAGGCTACTCGACTTACACAGAAACACTACAAGCAATATATAACCCCTAA
- a CDS encoding TQO small subunit DoxA domain-containing protein translates to MSGKGILAIILMLFATGVTFGLYQINFQGFTHLTNYSKTPAYSLAGTRLFENGTLFLQISRIAGPDTYGGFIVLVQILYPNGTVAYQWTGQQLGKIPLNDIKNEFPLHPTKPIKIGNYGVGLLVPLGQNSTVILQVPHALQPGNYIIRVWDADGQDSAYGIKFQIEVQVTS, encoded by the coding sequence ATGAGTGGTAAGGGAATCCTTGCTATAATATTAATGTTATTTGCAACTGGTGTAACATTTGGTTTATATCAGATTAACTTCCAGGGATTTACTCATCTGACAAACTATTCTAAAACTCCAGCATATTCATTAGCCGGTACAAGACTTTTTGAAAATGGAACCCTATTTCTGCAAATATCAAGAATTGCTGGACCGGACACTTATGGCGGTTTTATAGTTTTAGTGCAAATACTTTATCCTAATGGAACTGTAGCATATCAATGGACCGGGCAGCAATTAGGAAAAATCCCTTTAAATGATATAAAAAACGAATTCCCACTTCATCCTACAAAACCAATAAAAATTGGTAATTACGGTGTAGGTTTACTAGTACCATTAGGGCAAAACTCGACTGTAATTTTGCAAGTACCTCATGCACTCCAACCGGGAAATTATATTATTAGGGTTTGGGATGCTGATGGTCAAGATTCAGCGTATGGTATTAAGTTCCAAATAGAGGTTCAAGTAACCTCATAA
- the nrfD gene encoding NrfD/PsrC family molybdoenzyme membrane anchor subunit: MTITPPLPPFTYPVSWGPDMSPTHQAVWNVKVALAYFLIGLGSMISVVSSVDDAKIAIPTSGGEQMSIKEISKFKLGIGLTSLVSLILGLVFLVLDAGKPATAWEIFTYGLEYGRWESWMFLGTIFLSVLLLLVLIYDGIWLGSFVKIFSRINSWYIVKTKMFSIRYVLIALIIIFGILSASYGGVLFSQTNIGLWRNPIIVLLFPVSGLSSAAAFGLTLTLLIKDKSVRDYNLLLWSKIDLFAEISEAVLIVLFLYIGVLSSYASTSVYEVLFGRYSVYFWVLVVTIGLTIPMLLEILLHRLSPAMYKYIVVIITILVIVGAVALRYYVVIASAYFYPPLSPFTPTQLQFPWGTCWGE; this comes from the coding sequence ATGACTATAACACCTCCATTACCGCCATTTACTTATCCAGTATCTTGGGGTCCCGATATGTCACCAACCCATCAAGCAGTATGGAATGTAAAAGTTGCTTTAGCATATTTTCTAATAGGTCTTGGAAGTATGATAAGTGTAGTATCTAGTGTAGATGATGCTAAAATTGCTATACCAACTAGTGGTGGTGAACAAATGAGTATAAAAGAGATATCAAAGTTTAAACTAGGAATAGGTTTGACATCTTTAGTAAGCTTAATATTAGGTTTAGTATTTCTGGTTTTAGATGCCGGTAAGCCTGCTACTGCATGGGAAATATTTACATATGGCTTGGAATATGGAAGATGGGAAAGTTGGATGTTTCTAGGTACTATATTTTTATCAGTATTACTGTTGCTAGTTTTAATATACGATGGAATATGGTTAGGGAGTTTTGTAAAAATCTTTTCGAGAATCAATTCTTGGTATATTGTTAAAACTAAAATGTTCTCAATTAGATACGTTTTAATTGCTTTAATAATTATTTTTGGAATCTTAAGTGCCTCATATGGAGGTGTGTTATTTAGCCAAACGAATATTGGGCTATGGAGAAATCCAATTATTGTATTACTTTTCCCGGTTAGTGGATTAAGTTCTGCTGCGGCTTTCGGATTAACATTAACCTTGCTAATAAAAGATAAAAGTGTTAGGGACTATAATCTCTTATTATGGTCAAAAATAGATCTATTTGCTGAAATATCTGAAGCAGTTCTTATAGTGCTATTCCTATATATAGGAGTATTATCATCTTATGCATCAACTTCGGTTTATGAAGTTCTCTTCGGGAGATATTCTGTCTACTTCTGGGTTCTAGTTGTTACTATAGGATTAACAATACCTATGCTTCTAGAGATATTATTACATAGATTAAGTCCCGCAATGTATAAGTATATTGTTGTTATTATTACGATCTTAGTTATAGTTGGTGCAGTAGCATTAAGATACTATGTAGTGATAGCATCCGCATATTTCTATCCGCCTTTAAGTCCTTTCACTCCTACTCAATTACAATTCCCATGGGGTACTTGTTGGGGTGAATAA
- a CDS encoding class I SAM-dependent methyltransferase, translated as MSIKVSDEELREIYNHIPLSYDRANRYISFNQDIKWRADLVKTILNYCKKPRLVLDVAAGKGELTYVFKKLYKERIFPVISDYAENMLKMAIIEDDRVLASFEALPFRDDAFDIVMSSFALHASDNIETVIKEMNRVSRKIIGFIAMGKPDNKLKRIYLSFYLRFVMPYITIFAKGKPKDYKYIYYIYRRLNTNSWYKQLFFRLLDVKIYEEKALNLFYFVVAYKRD; from the coding sequence GTGTCTATTAAGGTTTCAGATGAAGAGTTAAGGGAGATTTATAACCATATTCCATTATCTTATGATAGAGCTAATCGATATATATCCTTTAATCAAGATATAAAATGGAGAGCTGATCTTGTAAAGACTATCTTAAATTATTGCAAAAAACCAAGATTAGTTTTAGATGTTGCAGCTGGAAAAGGAGAGTTAACTTATGTATTTAAAAAATTATATAAAGAGAGAATCTTTCCCGTAATAAGCGACTACGCTGAAAACATGTTAAAAATGGCTATAATTGAAGATGATAGAGTTTTAGCCTCCTTCGAAGCCTTGCCCTTTAGGGATGATGCTTTTGATATAGTAATGAGCAGTTTTGCTTTACATGCATCAGATAATATAGAGACTGTGATTAAAGAAATGAATAGAGTATCAAGAAAGATAATAGGATTTATAGCTATGGGAAAACCGGATAATAAATTAAAAAGAATTTATCTGAGTTTTTACTTAAGGTTCGTAATGCCCTATATAACAATATTTGCTAAAGGTAAGCCAAAAGATTATAAATATATATACTATATTTACAGAAGACTTAATACTAACTCATGGTATAAACAGTTATTTTTTAGATTGTTAGATGTTAAGATTTATGAGGAAAAAGCGTTGAACTTATTTTACTTTGTAGTTGCATATAAAAGAGATTAA
- a CDS encoding protein kinase: protein MIIFSKLQKDFSSLSTIFIEKKIPLVISPIEVIFLGPALEPIMKKTLFPSTSVNDKTFSISRTQDSYLLSFYTPSPTTAYVVIKIPSLVPIDCLSEYEICDYLKDLFHSTNLQQTYEKYKNKILPTFPNSWLGKEIYGYKIVGIIGEGGNSFVLRGVKNGINYAIKIPKIDNTSISVTVSSLNLFRELSKEAINLVEITSKSEYLVRVYAVYNDLTNIKDIMRGDIFLYLSSPPAIIMEYMAGGSVLSLLSKGFNYSSNWEKIVAKIGLDIAYALKTLHTAGYVHLDVKPSNFLLPKDVMNPEEICNIKVKLGDLGSVKRIREIPSHLTSEYAPPEQYMAYPSIPVMDIFSLGASLLALSWGRRGFNPDEIVFTNDVNSVYSKYVNYYLKLYSLTSSKFQKYLLSLVYPDYRKRPSILQVIEGLKRFSC, encoded by the coding sequence ATGATAATTTTTAGCAAGCTACAAAAGGATTTTTCTTCATTATCAACAATATTTATTGAAAAGAAAATTCCCTTAGTTATTTCTCCCATTGAGGTTATCTTCCTTGGACCTGCACTAGAGCCTATAATGAAAAAGACTTTATTCCCCTCAACTTCAGTCAATGATAAAACTTTTTCTATTTCTAGAACTCAAGATTCTTATCTTTTATCTTTTTACACCCCATCTCCTACCACAGCATACGTAGTAATAAAAATACCTTCGCTAGTTCCTATTGATTGTTTATCAGAATATGAGATTTGTGATTATCTAAAAGACTTATTCCACTCCACTAATTTACAACAAACTTATGAAAAATATAAAAACAAGATCTTGCCAACTTTTCCAAACTCTTGGCTTGGGAAAGAAATTTACGGATACAAAATTGTAGGGATTATAGGAGAAGGCGGAAATTCCTTTGTACTCAGAGGAGTTAAAAACGGAATTAATTATGCAATCAAAATACCTAAAATAGACAATACTAGTATATCAGTAACAGTCTCTAGTTTAAATCTCTTCAGAGAGTTATCTAAAGAAGCGATCAACTTAGTTGAAATTACTTCTAAATCTGAATACCTAGTCCGCGTTTATGCTGTATACAATGACCTAACAAATATAAAGGATATAATGAGAGGGGATATATTTCTATACCTCTCATCGCCACCAGCTATTATTATGGAATATATGGCTGGAGGATCAGTACTTTCTTTATTGTCTAAAGGGTTTAATTACTCCTCTAATTGGGAGAAAATAGTTGCAAAAATTGGTTTAGATATAGCATATGCACTAAAAACACTTCACACTGCCGGCTACGTTCACTTAGATGTTAAACCGAGTAACTTTTTACTTCCAAAAGATGTCATGAACCCAGAAGAGATTTGTAATATAAAAGTAAAGTTAGGAGATTTAGGTTCAGTAAAAAGAATAAGAGAAATACCAAGTCATCTAACTTCAGAATATGCACCGCCAGAACAATATATGGCTTATCCTTCAATTCCAGTAATGGATATATTTTCGCTTGGTGCTTCCTTGCTTGCATTAAGCTGGGGTAGGAGAGGTTTCAATCCAGATGAAATAGTGTTCACAAATGATGTAAACTCAGTTTATTCGAAATATGTAAATTATTACCTAAAACTCTACTCCTTAACTTCATCAAAATTCCAGAAATATTTACTTTCTTTAGTATATCCCGATTATAGAAAAAGACCTAGTATCTTACAAGTAATAGAAGGATTAAAAAGATTTTCTTGTTAA
- a CDS encoding DUF5305 family protein — MYKIKLNRNLRLGSIFLLVILIAAASYFNYSNSIPHTVLAGYQLKSEMSIATQGFLHSYPIGESKLLGYANVSKSVTYLGLSTYAYVKSSILYNNATVVYNQTYYFLKLTKMLFLKFNVSNISYKVYITTPYYNVLVIQNLSNNGVIPLNLTRLFNLYNILENESGVYVQPTFNVVINDSASVNLNLNGNVISVQFTKNIIIKTVKIPVYGKLVSLGEYPLSQLITLYLYPTFYPKPLSINYSLILQIDDFNFTIEQSKYSSPIMLNITKLYFIASNFTSIYNLTPVTPIIYLNFTAKYSNFTFKPYIEIVDNNGMIQVLEYNNSIIYPVYETTDSDFNYFNLIYILLPLTVLVYLILFTQGISPSSLDIIMKKYKKVIIKVNDPPPPEKKIIKVNNFSELLKLSQILAKPIMANGNKLWIYDENLAYMYELS; from the coding sequence ATGTATAAAATTAAGCTTAATAGAAATTTAAGATTAGGAAGTATTTTTCTTTTAGTTATTTTGATTGCTGCAGCATCGTATTTTAATTATAGTAATAGCATTCCACACACTGTTTTAGCTGGTTATCAACTTAAAAGTGAAATGAGTATTGCAACCCAAGGTTTTTTACATTCTTATCCGATAGGTGAAAGTAAGCTTTTAGGCTATGCTAACGTTTCTAAATCTGTTACTTACTTAGGTCTTTCCACTTATGCTTATGTAAAGAGTTCTATTTTATATAATAACGCTACTGTGGTTTATAATCAGACTTATTATTTCTTAAAATTAACTAAAATGCTTTTTCTAAAGTTTAACGTGTCTAATATTAGTTATAAAGTGTATATAACGACACCTTATTATAATGTGTTAGTTATTCAGAATCTATCAAATAATGGAGTAATACCGCTTAATCTAACAAGGCTTTTTAACTTATATAATATCTTGGAAAACGAGTCTGGTGTATATGTGCAACCCACTTTTAATGTTGTGATAAATGATTCGGCAAGCGTTAATTTAAATTTAAACGGAAATGTTATTTCTGTTCAATTTACTAAGAATATTATTATAAAAACCGTAAAAATACCAGTTTACGGCAAATTAGTTAGCTTAGGCGAGTATCCTTTATCTCAGCTTATTACCCTTTATTTATATCCAACTTTCTATCCTAAACCATTATCTATAAATTACTCATTAATATTACAAATTGACGATTTTAATTTTACCATAGAACAAAGTAAGTATAGCAGCCCTATTATGTTAAATATCACAAAATTGTATTTTATTGCTTCAAATTTTACGTCAATTTATAACTTAACTCCTGTTACACCTATAATTTATTTAAATTTTACTGCGAAATATAGTAACTTTACCTTTAAACCTTATATTGAAATAGTAGATAATAATGGTATGATTCAAGTTCTAGAATATAATAATTCAATAATTTACCCTGTTTATGAAACAACTGATAGTGACTTTAACTACTTTAACTTAATTTACATTTTATTGCCGCTGACAGTACTAGTATACTTAATACTATTTACTCAAGGAATATCTCCATCTTCTCTAGATATTATTATGAAGAAATATAAGAAAGTAATAATAAAAGTTAATGATCCGCCTCCGCCAGAAAAGAAAATAATAAAGGTTAACAATTTTAGTGAATTGCTTAAATTATCGCAGATTTTAGCTAAACCTATTATGGCAAATGGGAATAAGTTATGGATATATGACGAGAATTTAGCCTATATGTATGAGTTATCTTAA
- a CDS encoding DUF4898 domain-containing protein — protein sequence MIDETEIEEFEDVLKLFKFDKKVEIPLKIISDERKFFNFILPKDKLFCIIKPEDYKIEEIVREIRKDTPFFIFNSEKLKDKIILLL from the coding sequence GTGATAGATGAAACTGAGATCGAAGAATTTGAAGATGTACTTAAACTCTTTAAATTTGATAAAAAAGTAGAAATTCCATTAAAAATTATAAGTGATGAAAGAAAATTTTTTAATTTTATATTACCTAAAGATAAACTGTTTTGTATAATTAAACCAGAGGACTACAAAATTGAAGAAATAGTAAGGGAAATAAGGAAAGATACTCCTTTTTTTATATTTAATTCAGAAAAATTAAAAGATAAAATTATACTACTATTGTAA